CGGCGGAATGGGGCCGGGATCAGGATTCGGATTCGGACCTGGACGCTCACTATTGTATCTGGTCTTCACAGCGATATCTAAGCATGATCATGGTTAAGCGAGGCCTGGCTGATCCCCTAGCTGATCGGACCCTGGGAAACGAAAGCGAGGCGCCAGGTCGGTCTCGGATCTGGTAACATGACCCCTCGAGCCTGCCCGTCACCAACTCCATTGGATTGAGGGACAGATCGGACTCTTCATGGAGAGTCCTTACCTTATTGGGAGGCGCTTCAGCGTCTGAGTCGTGAAGAGAAATAATTGGGTTGGATCAGTTCTCCTGCTCGCGTTGGTCATTCTTATCGGCATCGGCTTGGCCGCGTGGAAATACCGATCCATCCAGGGCGATCAGGCAACCTCGGCCGATCAGCCCGAGCCGATGGAGTCCGTGACCCTCGCCGTCGCGCGAGCCATCGACCACCGACAGACCACCACTTCGATCGGCACGGTTCTCGCCCTCCGTTCCATTACGCTGAAGAACGAGCTGGCGGGAACAGTCCGCGACGTCCGCCTCACTCCCGGACAAATCGTCGAAGCGGGGACATTGTTGGTCGCGCTCGACGTCTCGGTCGAAGAGGCTGAGCTTCGTGCACAGGAGGCGCAGGTCGCGCTCGCCAAGACAGTCCTCAATCGCAGGCAACACCTCAGCCAGGAATTCGCGACGACGCAGGAAGAAGTGGATCGGGCGCGCGCAGACCTGGCTGTGGCACAGGCCCAGATTGCCCGTACCAGGGCCATCATTGCCAAGAAGACGATCCGGGCCCCCTTCCGCGCGAGAGTGGGCCTCGCGGATGTCCATCCCGGGCAGTATCTTGACGAGGGAACACTTTTGACGACATTGCAAGGTGTCGGTGACGCGGTGCATGTCGATTTCACCGTGGCGCAGCAGGTGGCGGCGGGCTTACGGGTCGGCGAATCCGTCGAAATTCTCGCGGCCGGTGATTCTCCGGCTGTCACAGCGAAGATCATCGCCCTCGACGCGCGCGTTGATCCGGCCACTCGGAATGCCATGGTACGCGCCAGGATCGAAGGTACCCGCCACATCCCGGCGCCGGGCGCGTCGGTGCGCGTTCGAGTTCCGGTCGGTCTCACCCAGAACGTCGTGGCGATTCCAGTGAGCGCGTTGCGCAAGGGACCGGGAGGCGACCAGGTGTTTATCGTCGCGCCAAGCGACGATGGCCGCACAAGAGTCCATACTCGCCCAGTCGAAATCGGACCCATGATCGGCGACGAGATCGTCATCTATTCCGGACTGGCGGCCGGCGAGCGCATCGCCGCGCTGGGCTCTTTTAAACTCCGCGACGGGATCCTCGTCGCGATCGCGGACGCCCCCGAGGTGACGTCAAACGGGAATCGCGGGGCCGGGAAGCCGTAAACGAATCATCATGCCGCAGGACACCACTCGCGCATCATTCACCGACCTGTTCATCAAGCATCCCGTATTGGCCGTCGTCGTCAACCTCATGATTCTGCTCGCCGGCTGGCGAGCGATGACGACGCTGCCGGTGCAACAGTACCCAAAGATTGAGAACTCCTTGGTGGTGATCACGACTCTCTATTACGGAGCCAGCGCCGAAACAGTCCGGGGGTTCCTCAGTACGCCGATTGAACGGGTGGTGTCCGCCGTCAGCGGCGTCGATTATGTCGAATCGACCAGTCGAGCCGGAGTCAGCACCGTCACGGTGCACTTGAAGTTGAATCATAGCAGCACAGCGGCATTGGCGGAGGTCACGGCGCGACTCCAACAGGTGCGGTCCGAACTGCCGCCGGAAGCCGAGCCCGCCGCCATCGACATACAGCGAGCGGACCGACCCTATGCCTCCTTCTATCTGAGCTTCAACTCTCACGCGCGGACGGTTCCGGCCGTCACGGATTGGCTGTTGCGCACCTTGCAGCCTCAGCTCTCAACGTTACCCGGTGTGCAACGGGTCACGTTCGAAGGCGAACGACAAGTCGCCATGCGCATCTGGATCGATCCCGACCGCCTAGCGTCGCTCAACCTGTCGCCCGGCGATGTGCAGGGCGCCCTTCGGCGGAATAATTATTTGGCCGCCGTCGGGCGCACAAAGGGCAATCTCGTCCAGGTCAACCTGCTCGCCAACACCGACCTCCGCTCGACCGGTGAATTCGAGGAGCTGATCGTGGCCGACCGAGGCGGCGCCATCGTCAGGCTCAAGGATGTGGCGCGGATCGAACGGGGAGCCGAAGAAGCGACCATGATCGCGAAATACGATCAGACGGAAGGCGTCTATCTCGGAATTTGGCCGGTGCCCGGCGTGAACGAGATCGAAGTCCGTCATCGACTCGACGACGAAATCGAGCATATTCAGCAGGCGCTCCCGCCCGACATCAAGATGCAACTCGTCTGGGATGGGACCATGTTTATCCGCAACGCGCTGACTGAAATCACCAAGACCCTGTCGGAAACCATCCTCATCGTGGCCGTGGTGGTGTTCATCTTCATGGGTTCCGTTCGGACAGCCCTCGTCCCGCTCGTCGCCATCCCCGTATCGTTGATCGGGACGGCGCTCTTCATGGTCGCGTTCGGCTTCAGCCTCAATCTCCTGACCCTCCTCGCCGTCGTGCTGTCGGTCGGATTAGTCGTGGATGATGCCATCGTGGTCGTCGAGAATGTCGAGCGGCACGTGCGGATGGGGCGATCTCGCATCGAGGCCGCACGCGCCGCCGCGCGGGAGCTGCTCGGTCCGATCATTGCGATGACCATCACGCTCGCCACCGTCTATGCCCCCATCGGCTTCCAGGGCGGGTTGACGGGTTCCTTGTTCTTGGAGTTCGCCATCACGCTGGCCGTCGCCGTGGTCTTGTCCGGGATCGTGGCGATCACCCTGTCGCCGGTGATGAGTTCCCGATTCGTCCATCCACGGGGGAAGGAGGGTCGGTTGACCGCCTTCGTCAACCGACGGTTCGAAGAAGCGCGCCGGGTCTACGCCTGGTCGCTCGAACGCGCGCTCGAGATGCGTTGGGGCATTGTGGCCGCGGCGCTGCTGATCATGATTGCCGCCTGGCCCTTGTACATGTTTTCACGTCATGAACTCGCTCCCGTGGAGGATCAGAACCACATCAGCCTTTTCTTCGAAGCCTCGCCGGACTCTACCGTCACCGCCACCAACCGGCAACACGTCCAGGTCGTCAACGCGATCACGGCCATTCCCGAAACAGATTACACGTGGTCGCTCACGACGGCATGGGGCGGATTCGGCGGTGTGGTGGCAAAGGATTGGCATGACCGCTCGCGATCGACCGAGGAGATGTACGACGATGTGTTCGGCGCGGTCTCCCGCGTGCCGGGCCTCCGGGTGTTCCCGAGACTAGACCCGCCGCTTCCCACGCCCGGTCAGTACGACGTGGAGTTGATCTTGCAGAGCAATGCGCCTGCCGAACAGATGTTTGAAGTCGTCGGCTCCGTCCTGGGCGCAGGCCGGCAAAGCGGCAAGTTTTTGTATGTGGACACCGACCTCAAGATCGATCTTCCTCAAGCCCGAGTCGTGCTCGATCGTGAGCGGCTCGCCGACTTGGGATTCGATCTAGCCGGCGTCGGCCGTGAACTGGGCACGATGCTCGGAGGCGGGTACGTCAACCGGTTCAACTATTTCGACCGCAGCTACAAGGTCATTCCTCAACTCGGCGACAAGGATCGTGCGACGGTCGACCCCCTGCTCGATCTAAAAATCAAGACGCCGGGCGGCCGGTTGGTGCCGGTGTCGACCTTCACCCATATCGAGACGAGCACCGCGCCGCGAACGTTGAACCGTTTCCAGCAGCGCAATGCCGTCCGCATCTTCGGGGGCCTGAAACCCGGTTTCACAAAGGAAGAAGGGCTCCTCGTCCTTGAAACAGCCGCCGCCCCGATCGGCCCGCGCGTCGCTCTCGACTATGCCGGCGAGTCACGGCAGCTCCGACAGGAAGGAGCGGCGCTCACGGTCACGCTCGGGTTCGCCGTGGTTTTGATCTATCTGGTGTTGGCCGCCCAGTTCAAGAGCTTCCGCGATCCCTTGATCGTTCTGCTGGGTTCGGTTCCGCTCGCGATGTCCGGTGCATTGGTCGTGAGCTTTCTGGACCTCACGACGATCAATATCTATTCGCAAGTCGGCCTGATCACGCTCGTGGGACTGATCGCGAAGAACGGCATCCTCATCGTGGAATTCGCCAATCAACTCCAGACGCGCGGGCATGCGCGATCGGCCGCCATACGCGAGGCTTCATTGACCAGGCTCCGCCCGGTGCTGATGACCTCGGCCGCCACCGTCTTCGGGCATCTCCCGCTGGTTCTGGCGACAGGCCCAGGAGCGGCCGCCCGCAACAGCATCGGCATGGTGTTGGTGACCGGGATGACGGTCGGGACGATCTTCACGCTGTTCGTCGTCCCCGTGTTTTATTCACTGATCGCCGCGCAACATCGATCGCCGGAGCCACGCGCAACGCCGCATGAAGTCAAGCCAGAGGAGCCGACCTTGGCCGGAGTGAGGGCGTAAACTATGTTGAAACTAAAGGACAGACAAGGTCAGGATGAAAGGAACCGACGATGGACCACAGATTGTCACGCAAGTCTTTCGGCGCGTTATTGGCTCTCGTTCTCTCTTTCACCGGCTGCGCCGAGTTGACTTATCAACGGATGAACGACCCTTCGCGGGACGCATGGCAGAAGCCCCAAGGAGTGGTCGAAAAACTTTCCATTACGCCTGGAGCGAGGATAGCGGACTTGGGCGCGGGAGGAGGCTACTTTACCTGGCACCTATCCAAGGCGACCGGCTCGAGGGGAACGGTCTATGCGGTTGATATCGAGGAGAGCGCGATTAACGTGATCTTCAAGGAGATGGTCTCCAGAGGAACCCCCAATGTCCGGCCGGTCCGCGCCGAATCACACGATCCAAGACTTCCAGAGCCCGTCGACCTGGTCTTCAGTTGCAATGTCTATCACGACCTACAAGATCGAATAGACTATTTTCGCTCCCTCGCCTCCTCGCTACGGCCCGGCGGTCGCGTCGCGATTCTCGATTATCATCCTCGTGGGTTCTTGTCCGGCATGTTCGGTCACAGGATCGCGAAAGAAGAGGTCCGACGCGAAATGGAGGCCGCCGGGTATCTGCTGATAAATGATCACGATCTCATCGATCGCCAGCACTTCCAGATTTTCTCGAAACCTGAGCGGTGAGAACCCGAGCGGTGTCGAGGTCACTCCCATTGCATGGCGCATTCATTTTAAGACTGTGTTAAGTCTCGTTCGGCGATTCACCTTCTCTGCCTTCTCTGAGGTCAATCAGCTCAAACGCGGTGACGATATCCGTACGATGCTCCAGGCCATCCTCTTGTTTCATTCGAGCGAGAAACTTGGCGGCGATATCGTTCCATCCGAACTTGCGCGCAAATTCGTTCCAGATCCGCAGCTGCATCTTGCTCGGCCGTAAACCCCTCTGAAAGCACCATTCTGCAACCTCGTCGTCGCTGCCGCCTTGCCGAACGCGTTCATACACGTCGGCATGTTCGACGCCGAGGAAACCGCATAAGTGTCCATCCAATCCTGCGCGCAATCCGAAGTTGGGATGATATTCTTCCGGCAGCTGTCCGGCTTGATGAAGCCGAATTTTATCGAGCATCCTCGAGAAATGGTACAACCCGCTTCCCTTCTGAAAGGGACTTCGAAGACCATTGACTTGCATGCTGGACCTCCGCTGTATGCCGTTCGGTCGGCCAGGATAACCTTCATCCATCGATTCGATCAACGGCTAACGTTCCCGCGGAGGCTGGAGATAGTCGCTACGGAGAGACCCCTCGTCGGCTGATTGCCGCAAAGGGCATGGAGGATTGGGTATGGGGAGAGACTTGAAGCTTCAGCTTCCAAATCAAAATGACAAAACCGGATACGACACGTAGTTTTTTATATTGAACCTCGTAATAATACCTGCCATTGCTCGGATGCCGATCTTTACCTGGCTTTTGCCAAGCTTCGAGTCCCCACTCTTCCCGCTGACGCTCGGTTTGTCCTCATGCCCCGTCATCTAGCGGGAAGCATCACGTATAACCCGATCACAATGAGTGGCCCTACGACATACGCGGCCCGTTTCCCAAAACTGTCATAGACACCATAGATCAGGATGGCACCGATGAACGTGAAGTAGATTGACCCAATCCCCCGATAGGTTGCACTGACCTCTTCCGCTAAAGCGAGCGTAGGCCAGGATGCCACGAGTCCGGCCGCCAGGCCTGGTATTCGAATCATCATCTTCATCTCCCTCAGGAAAGGGTGCCGGTGACGCGACTGAATGATGCGTATTGAGAATGCAATTGTGTGGAGATCTTCCCAAAGGAAGCACTATGAACCGACCTCAGCGTTAAGAAAGCGCCGGTGTCATAGTGCCTTGTGGCGGTACTCCTGTTTCTGTTCGCAATCTCAATTCTGGATTTAATGCGGGTATCCTGCTCTTTATCCGGCCCCTTCCGGTTAAATGACGCTTTTTCACTCTCCGTCGCTTACTGAAGTGATGACCTTGCTGAAACTTATAACCAGGTGACCCGTTCAGCCGGCCGGATGTAGATCGGCTCTTCGACCTGAATCCGGGCCACTTCCTTGCCCGACTTATTGAAGCCCAAGACGGTGTCGTTGTACATTTCGAACCGCTTCCCGTGGATCTGCGTTTCAAAGACTTTGGGCCCCGGGATGACATCGTAGCGGAACACAATCTGCTGACTGGCCCGCCAGAGCTGCAGCACGGCCAACAGTTCGCGACTGGGGACCAAGTATTTCTCAATGGCATTGTCCACGCCGGGCCCGAACATCTGCCGGGCATAGCCCCGCGGGGAATGCCGGGGGGGGATGTAGAAGCCATTGGGCTCGGTGCCCCATTGCGGGTACAGCGGCAAGGCGACTTGCTCTACCCGAATGGCGTAGTACAGCGGATGCCACCGATCTTCCGCCCACAAGCCGTCCTCGCCGATCCGCATCAAGCTCTGCATGCGAATCTTGCCGACACAGGCGGCCATACAGCGCGTCTCCATCGGCTCGCCGCCGGTCAGCGGATCCTTGCCCTCGATCCGGGGATAACAGGCGATACACTTCTCGCTCACCCGCGTCGTCCCGCGATACATCGGCTTCTTGTAGGGACACTGCTCGACGCACTTCTTGTAGCCCCGGCACCGGTTCTGATCGATGAGGACGATGCCGTCCTCCGGCCGCTTGTAAATGGCCTTGCGGGGGCAGGCCGCCAAGCACCCCGGATAGGTGCAGTGATTGCAAATCCGCTGGAGATAGAAGAAGAAGGTCTCGTGCTCCGGCAAGCTGCTCCCGGTCATTTTCCACGGCTCATCCCGCGAGAAGCCGGTCTTGTCGATGCCTTCGACCAACGCTCGCATCGAGGTGGCCGTGTCTTCGTAGATGTTGACGAACCGCCACTCCTGGTCCGTCGGAATGTAGCCGATGGCGGCCTGGCCCACTTTGGCCCCGGCATCAAAAATGGTCATCCCTTCAAAGACGCCGTAGGGCGCATGGTGTTTCCGCCCCACCCGAACGTTCCAGACTTGCCCCCCCGGATTCACCTGCTCGATCAACTGCGTGATCTTGACGTCGTAGAACTGGGGATACCCGCCATAGGGCTTGGTTTCCACGTTGTTCCACCACATGTATTCCTGCCCTTTGGAAAAGAGCCAGGTCGACTTATCCGCCATGCTGCAGGTCTGACAGGCTAAACAGCGATTGATGTTGAAGACAAAGGCAAACTGCCACTTCGGATGCCGTTCCTCGTAGGGATACAACATCTTGCGGCCCAGCTGCCAATTATAGACTTCCGGCATCGTGTGCTCCTTTCAGTCGCAACCGTTATTCGTTACGCGTGAATCGTGAACCGTTGGAGACCCACTCCTGCGCTTCACGGTTCACGCCTCACGGTTCACGTCTTCCTCAGACTTTAATCTTGATATGTTCGCCCTTGAGCCACTTGATCATGAACTCGTTTTCTTGCCCCGGCGTGAACCCCGTCCGGACCGGTTCCCACGGCCCACGGGCCCCGATGCCGCCGTCTTCCGCCTTGGTGATCCGGATGAGACATTCCTTCGGCACCGTATTGACCGCGTGGTGATCGATTTCAAACCCCCACTTAAACTTCAGCCCGTTTGCAGATTTACCGGGGAGCGAGTCGGTTTGATGCATCGGCATCAGCCAGCTGCGCGTAAAGGACTGCTGCGCGCCATACCGGAAGTTCGACTGATACCCGGTGTCGATCGCGATCGCGCGCCCATCCGGCCGGGTTTCATGGCCCTTGACGGACTTCGCGGTCGACACATAGGGCGCATGCTTGGCCATCGTGACGTGGTACGGATAGGCCGGATTGTACTTCGCGCGAATCATCAACCGCGCGACCTTGTAGTAGGGATCGCTGGGTTTCCACCCGCGGTAAGGCCGGTCCACCGGATTCCCGTCGATGTAGACATAGTCCCCGTCGTTGATCCCACGATCTTTGGCCGCTTGAGGATTGATATGCACCTGATGTTCGCCGACCCCCGGCGTTCGCTTGTCCATCCGGTACGGATCGCCGAAGTTGGACTCGTAAATCTGCACCCAGTCGTTCACCGACCACTGACTGTGCACGCGATGGCGCGTTTTCGGGGTCACGCAGTAGAACTGGTACCCCTTCTCCCACAAGGGATTGCTGTGGCGTTTGATTTCCTGCCACGCAAGCTTGATGTTCCTAATCATTTTGTCGTCGTGATGTTGGGCCGCAATCGGAATGCCATAGTCGTCCGGCCGAACGTAGGGGTTCGTCGTGAAGATCGCGTTCGGCAAGTAGGGCGTCGCCTCCGGACCTTCCCGATGGGAGATAAAGTTTTCGCCGTACTCGATGGCTTCCGGTTCGATACGATAGCTCTCGATGCGCCCTGATCTGGTCCACATCGGCTTCGACTCGTTGGTCTCCTCCCAGAGTGGATGTCGCGGATAGGTCCTGACCATCACCATCCAGCCCTTTTCCGACTTCAAGAGCACATCGGCACTGTAGCCGTAAAACGTGCTGGATGCGTCAAGGAGGCGTTGTGCATACACGTCCACGCGATTCTCATAGACAAAGTGGAAGACGTCTCTCATTCGTTTCTCGCCCGTGATCTCGGCGAGTTTTGCCGCCACCCCCGCAAACGTATCTGCATCGTTCCGCGTGTCGTACAGCGGCCTGATCCCACCCTTCCAAATCTGCACCCACGGATTCGACACGGTGGCCGTCATTTCCGGATAGGTGAATTCCATCCAGGAGTTCACGGCAAAGGCGATGTCGGCGTGGTTGACGTCGGACGTCATTTCGATGTCCTGGGTGATGAGACATTCGATGTTGGGGTCGACGTTCCGCACCATATCGTAATGGTGCTTGGCGTTGTTCAACAGGTTGACGTTGACGACCCAACGGAACTTGCTCGGCGTCGGCATGTGGGTCTTGCCGGTGAAGACCTTGCGTCCATACTTCGGCGTATTGACAATCAACGCGGTATCCCCGTGATTCCAGTACGCAGGCTCTTCGCCGTAATAGTAGTTCCTGTACTTGATTTCTTTC
This region of Candidatus Nitrospira nitrificans genomic DNA includes:
- a CDS encoding DUF5069 domain-containing protein; translation: MQVNGLRSPFQKGSGLYHFSRMLDKIRLHQAGQLPEEYHPNFGLRAGLDGHLCGFLGVEHADVYERVRQGGSDDEVAEWCFQRGLRPSKMQLRIWNEFARKFGWNDIAAKFLARMKQEDGLEHRTDIVTAFELIDLREGREGESPNET
- a CDS encoding efflux RND transporter permease subunit, whose amino-acid sequence is MPQDTTRASFTDLFIKHPVLAVVVNLMILLAGWRAMTTLPVQQYPKIENSLVVITTLYYGASAETVRGFLSTPIERVVSAVSGVDYVESTSRAGVSTVTVHLKLNHSSTAALAEVTARLQQVRSELPPEAEPAAIDIQRADRPYASFYLSFNSHARTVPAVTDWLLRTLQPQLSTLPGVQRVTFEGERQVAMRIWIDPDRLASLNLSPGDVQGALRRNNYLAAVGRTKGNLVQVNLLANTDLRSTGEFEELIVADRGGAIVRLKDVARIERGAEEATMIAKYDQTEGVYLGIWPVPGVNEIEVRHRLDDEIEHIQQALPPDIKMQLVWDGTMFIRNALTEITKTLSETILIVAVVVFIFMGSVRTALVPLVAIPVSLIGTALFMVAFGFSLNLLTLLAVVLSVGLVVDDAIVVVENVERHVRMGRSRIEAARAAARELLGPIIAMTITLATVYAPIGFQGGLTGSLFLEFAITLAVAVVLSGIVAITLSPVMSSRFVHPRGKEGRLTAFVNRRFEEARRVYAWSLERALEMRWGIVAAALLIMIAAWPLYMFSRHELAPVEDQNHISLFFEASPDSTVTATNRQHVQVVNAITAIPETDYTWSLTTAWGGFGGVVAKDWHDRSRSTEEMYDDVFGAVSRVPGLRVFPRLDPPLPTPGQYDVELILQSNAPAEQMFEVVGSVLGAGRQSGKFLYVDTDLKIDLPQARVVLDRERLADLGFDLAGVGRELGTMLGGGYVNRFNYFDRSYKVIPQLGDKDRATVDPLLDLKIKTPGGRLVPVSTFTHIETSTAPRTLNRFQQRNAVRIFGGLKPGFTKEEGLLVLETAAAPIGPRVALDYAGESRQLRQEGAALTVTLGFAVVLIYLVLAAQFKSFRDPLIVLLGSVPLAMSGALVVSFLDLTTINIYSQVGLITLVGLIAKNGILIVEFANQLQTRGHARSAAIREASLTRLRPVLMTSAATVFGHLPLVLATGPGAAARNSIGMVLVTGMTVGTIFTLFVVPVFYSLIAAQHRSPEPRATPHEVKPEEPTLAGVRA
- a CDS encoding efflux RND transporter periplasmic adaptor subunit, yielding MKRNNWVGSVLLLALVILIGIGLAAWKYRSIQGDQATSADQPEPMESVTLAVARAIDHRQTTTSIGTVLALRSITLKNELAGTVRDVRLTPGQIVEAGTLLVALDVSVEEAELRAQEAQVALAKTVLNRRQHLSQEFATTQEEVDRARADLAVAQAQIARTRAIIAKKTIRAPFRARVGLADVHPGQYLDEGTLLTTLQGVGDAVHVDFTVAQQVAAGLRVGESVEILAAGDSPAVTAKIIALDARVDPATRNAMVRARIEGTRHIPAPGASVRVRVPVGLTQNVVAIPVSALRKGPGGDQVFIVAPSDDGRTRVHTRPVEIGPMIGDEIVIYSGLAAGERIAALGSFKLRDGILVAIADAPEVTSNGNRGAGKP
- a CDS encoding class I SAM-dependent methyltransferase, with translation MDHRLSRKSFGALLALVLSFTGCAELTYQRMNDPSRDAWQKPQGVVEKLSITPGARIADLGAGGGYFTWHLSKATGSRGTVYAVDIEESAINVIFKEMVSRGTPNVRPVRAESHDPRLPEPVDLVFSCNVYHDLQDRIDYFRSLASSLRPGGRVAILDYHPRGFLSGMFGHRIAKEEVRREMEAAGYLLINDHDLIDRQHFQIFSKPER
- a CDS encoding molybdopterin-dependent oxidoreductase; protein product: LMRKGWKQWADDGSPELTPEAKRKYKFDSRFLDDMLRVSWDTAFTYAAKAMIVIATRYSGEAGARRLREQGYAPEMIEMMKGAGVRCFKHRAGMPILGFIGKHSNTRFNNSVLPLLDTWIRKVGPDQAQGGRYWNNYTWHGDQDPSQPFWNGTQNCDVDLSDMRFTKFNTSWGKNFVENKMPEAHWKLESIERGARIAVITPEYNPTAQRADYWIPLRPQSDGALFLGACKIILDENMQDIDYLKQFTDMPLLVRTDTLQYLDPRDVIQDYKFPDFSHSYSGRIQALKPEYIERLGGFMVWDMAKKQAVPLHREQVGWHFDKSGIEPALTGTYRVKLLNGREIDALPIYQLYLIHLQDYDLDTTHQITRSPKDLLVRWARDSGTIKPAAIHNGEGVCHYFHMTANGRAAALVLTLTGNIGKFGSGCHTWSGNYKVGIWNATPWSGVGGGVHLSEDPWHINLDANAHGKEIKYRNYYYGEEPAYWNHGDTALIVNTPKYGRKVFTGKTHMPTPSKFRWVVNVNLLNNAKHHYDMVRNVDPNIECLITQDIEMTSDVNHADIAFAVNSWMEFTYPEMTATVSNPWVQIWKGGIRPLYDTRNDADTFAGVAAKLAEITGEKRMRDVFHFVYENRVDVYAQRLLDASSTFYGYSADVLLKSEKGWMVMVRTYPRHPLWEETNESKPMWTRSGRIESYRIEPEAIEYGENFISHREGPEATPYLPNAIFTTNPYVRPDDYGIPIAAQHHDDKMIRNIKLAWQEIKRHSNPLWEKGYQFYCVTPKTRHRVHSQWSVNDWVQIYESNFGDPYRMDKRTPGVGEHQVHINPQAAKDRGINDGDYVYIDGNPVDRPYRGWKPSDPYYKVARLMIRAKYNPAYPYHVTMAKHAPYVSTAKSVKGHETRPDGRAIAIDTGYQSNFRYGAQQSFTRSWLMPMHQTDSLPGKSANGLKFKWGFEIDHHAVNTVPKECLIRITKAEDGGIGARGPWEPVRTGFTPGQENEFMIKWLKGEHIKIKV
- a CDS encoding 4Fe-4S dicluster domain-containing protein — encoded protein: MPEVYNWQLGRKMLYPYEERHPKWQFAFVFNINRCLACQTCSMADKSTWLFSKGQEYMWWNNVETKPYGGYPQFYDVKITQLIEQVNPGGQVWNVRVGRKHHAPYGVFEGMTIFDAGAKVGQAAIGYIPTDQEWRFVNIYEDTATSMRALVEGIDKTGFSRDEPWKMTGSSLPEHETFFFYLQRICNHCTYPGCLAACPRKAIYKRPEDGIVLIDQNRCRGYKKCVEQCPYKKPMYRGTTRVSEKCIACYPRIEGKDPLTGGEPMETRCMAACVGKIRMQSLMRIGEDGLWAEDRWHPLYYAIRVEQVALPLYPQWGTEPNGFYIPPRHSPRGYARQMFGPGVDNAIEKYLVPSRELLAVLQLWRASQQIVFRYDVIPGPKVFETQIHGKRFEMYNDTVLGFNKSGKEVARIQVEEPIYIRPAERVTWL